The nucleotide sequence TCAACACCGGCGGGAAGCTTAAGGTCCATAAGAGCTTCCACGGTTTGAGGCTTTGGATTTTTAATATCTAGGAGCCTTCTATGCTTCCTTATCTCAAACTGCTCCTGTGAGTACTTGTACTTGTGAGGAGAACGAATAACGCTCCACCACGAACGCTTCGTAGGAAGAGGTATGGGACCGGCAACGATCGCGCCAGTCCTCTTAACTGTATCAATTATCTCCTGAACAGACCTGTCAAGAAGTCTGTGATCATAAGCAGTTAACTTTATTCTAATGCGGTCC is from Thermovibrio guaymasensis and encodes:
- the rpsJ gene encoding 30S ribosomal protein S10, encoding MAQDRIRIKLTAYDHRLLDRSVQEIIDTVKRTGAIVAGPIPLPTKRSWWSVIRSPHKYKYSQEQFEIRKHRRLLDIKNPKPQTVEALMDLKLPAGVDVEIKLD